The Aspergillus flavus chromosome 2, complete sequence region CCATCCCTGATTACCAAACGGTAATGCTGACAATAATTTGAACTGTACAGCTTTCGCCATTGTGTCAGTATTCCGGTGACGATGGTCATATGACAGACTGGCATATGGCCCATCTTGGGGGAATTGCCCAGCGTGGACCGGGGTTCCTCATGGTTGAGGCAACTGCGGTTGAACCCGAGGGTCGTATCACCCCCGAAGATCTGGGACTATGGAAAGATTCGCAGATCGAACCTTTGCGTCGCATCATTGAGTTCGTTCACAGCCAGAACCAGCTGATCGGGGTCCAAATCGCTCACGCCGGCCGCAAAGCAAGCACGGTTGCTCCATGGCTATCCATGAATGACACTGCCTCTAGAAATGTAGGTGGCTGGCCAGATCATGTTAAAGGTCCTACTGATGCTCCGTTCAATGATCGGAACCCTACGCCCAAGGAGATGACAAAGCAGGATATCGAAGACTTGAAGGTCGCATGGGTGAGCGCAGTCAAACGAGCTGTTAAGGCGGGTGCGGACTTTGTTGAAATTCATAACGCCCATGGGTATCTCCTCATGTCGTTCCTGTCCCCCGCCGTGAATAAGAGAACGGATGAATATGGCGGAAGCTTTGAAAATCGCATCCGCCTCAGTATGGAGATTGCTAAGCTGACCAGAGAGGCGGTTCCCGAGGATAAGCCTGTGTTTCTGCGCGTGTCCGCCACCGACTGGCTAGAAGAGTCGAGACCGTCGGAGCCTAGCTGGAAATCAGAGGACACCGTCAAGTTTGCCCAAGCGCTCGCCGAGAGCGGCTACATTGACTTGATTGACATCAGCAGCGGTGGCACTCATCAGGCGCAACACATCCATGCGAAACCCGGCTTCCAGGCTCCTTTTGCTGTCGCCGTTAAACGGGCGGTTGGGGATAAGCTGAAGGTAGGGTCAGTGGGCATGATCGACTCGGCCCAGCTGGCCAACTCCTTGTTAGAGAAGGAGGGTCTAGATTTTGTCATGGTCGGCCGTGGTTTCCAAAAGAATCCGGGATTAGTTTGGGCGTGGGCTGATGATCTGAATGTGGAGATCTCAATGGCTAACCAGATTCGATGGGGTTTCTCTCGTCGTGGTGCTGGACCATTCCTAAGGAAGAGACAGGAAAAAATATAGAGCTAGAGGGTACATGGTTCGTGAGGTATACACGTAAAGATCTGATGGCTATAGATGCAATATAGCATGAATAGGGCACCAAGCACAAGCTAGAGATTCAATGATCAATTTATATATAAGTACTTTAGCTTTAGTCCATTGTTATGTGTCCCTCATTAGAGTACTGAATGCTTCTAATCTATAATCGTAAACTCAACCAAATCCCGACCATATTTACATAGATGCGGTCCTCAAAGTAGGAACAGCAAAAGAAACCTCGGTATATACATGAGTCGAGCGCTGtacaaaaataaaaccaatcGCTTAATACATGTGGAAGTAGACCCTTGTTCACTTGAGAATACGTACGATGTTGTACGGTGCACGTGCGCCCAACTATCCGACCACGGGGTTGAAAGAACCCCACTACAAGTGATGACGCGGTTCAACCACGTTCCCATCGCGTACTTCTGCAGAAGATAGATCTTAGTTCAAGGGTTCACCTTCTTTCAATGACAAAGGAAGGGATTGAAGTGAGCAACCTTGGGAAACTTACCATTCCAGGCCTCCAGGGCTGCTTTCTCGGCATCCCACCCCCATAAGAAATTCTGCGTCTCACGATCTGTCCATCGATCGGGATTAGACCCGCCGGTCATCGATAGTCGGAACTGCTCGTCTCTAGCCTGCTGCTCGGGACCATCAGGGAGGTGCAGCGTGATACGATTTGCCGAGCCGGACTGCTGAACTGTCTCCGCGCGTTGCTTCCGGGACTTTTCATATGCCCGGAGGGCAATAGGAATTTCATGTTTGGATGAAATTGTCGATAAAAGAACGCCTAGGGCGGCAGCATCTTCGACAGCCTGCGCGGCGCCTTGAGCTACGTATGGCCTGAATGGGACGTTAGTTGGATAGACCTTTTGCGAGAGAACAAGGGGGGAAACTGACAGCATAGGATGGCAAGCGTCACCGATTAAGGCCACACTACCTTTAATCCAAGTCTTCAACGGAGAATGCAGACAGAGCTTCCACtcaagaacttcatcttccgcGACCATGTCAATGAGCTTCCGCACCCTTCGATCCCAGCCGCGATAGTTGTCAACCATTTCCTGCTTCGATCCTTTGGTGGTCCATGACTCCTCCACACCATGTCCATCCGGATGAAGCAGTACCACGTTGAAGAGCTCATGCTTGCGAACTGGATAAGCAATGATGTGACGGTCAGGACCGAGCCAACGAGTTGCTTGTGGCTCGTCCACTAGTTCTTTTAATTCAGGATCTTTCTCCATCACGCTTCGTGGTAACATGATCCGATATGCTGCATCACCTGTTGGGATGGCCTTAGAGGGCGAGTCCTCGCCAAGTAGGTGGCCGCGGATGGTGGATTTGATGCCGTCGGCAGCTATCACAACATCCCCTTGGACAACAGTGTCATCGGCTAACGTCACAGATGCTGGGTCAAATTGAACATCGGTGACGGTCGAGTTTACTCGAAGTTCCACATTTGGTAGCGCCAGCGCTTGCTCGATTAGAGCGTTATGGAGATCTGCACGATGAATAACTACCTGCTGGCCGTACGTCTTGTTTACGGGCATCGTCCCTAAAAGACTACCGTCTTGCCACCGGCGGACATGGATATGCTCCAGGGCAACGTCTTTAGAGTGAATCAACGGAGACACGCCCCAACCTTATTCTGAATCAGCAAAATCCTCTATTTGAGAGGAACCACATATACTCACGGTCAAATATCCGTAACATATTCGGCGAAACTTGAATGCCGGCACCGACCTCCAGGAGCTATGCATGGGTCTGGTTAGCATGTATTTCGACAGCAAAGGGACTTTAGCTCCATACTTTCGGAGCAGATTCCAGAATTACGACATGGTGTCCTTTTGACCCCAATGTCAGGGCTGCTGCCATGCCACCAATTCCTGTATCCATCAGTGTCAAatcctttcttcatttcccaAAGGAGGTGGAAGCATACCTGCCCTATACTAGGATTAGCATGAAAATTTCGTGTGGCCGCACCAAGAATGTCAGATTTTCGACTTACCCAACAACAATCACCTGAAGAGGTGTCTTCGCCTGTACTACCATGATGACAAGAAGTCCGTGGAACGTCAAGTCACCAATTGAAAGGATCAACTCTGGAGAATGGGGAGATAAGCTAGGCTCTCAACGAGTGAACTATACAAGAAAGCCGAGTTCTGTGTTGCGTGAAGATACAGTTCACACTATGAATTCGCCACTAAGACTTGAGCAACATCGACCATGGGCAATGGACTAAATAAGAATGATGGATGACGGGGacaaagatattatttagtcCCACGGACACCCCGATCCGTTCTACCGGAACTAACGGGAGGCTACTAAAACTAGAACTATCTCCACCATGGGGAGCACCAAGGAAAGAAAGCGGCTGCTAGCCATTGATATCCTGCCAGGGGTTTAAGTGTACAGTACGTATTGCCATCCCTCCCTTGTGGTCTGCCTCGTGCGAACAATGCAGGGAAAAGGCGCCACCTCCCGCCATCCTGAATTTGTTGTTTACTACTATAACGAAGGGTACCCGGTGGACAGATAAACGCCAATTCTAAATCAGAATGCTATAGTCCGGACTGCGGTAcagaaggggggaaaaagggaaaaaaagattatgAGCCGATGGGTGGCGCCGCTCGGTAAAGGGCGGTGGATAACCCCCACGAGTCAGCGGCGACGGGGAAGAACTTCCCTCTCCAAAGCTTCTACTGTGCCGGCTTTCCAGCGACCCTCCATCTGCCGAAGCTTCGTCCGCTCCCCCAGGGCATGCGCAAGAGGACGTTGTCAGAAACCCCAAAATCAGTCTGTTTGCGACCCACATCGCTGCACTGTTGACGCAGACGTCAAAATCTGGTGTTTAGCACAATCACATCTCCGGCAAAAATTTGGAGTACACATTGCCGATGTCGCTGTACACCCACAGCTTTTGCTAATTACTTTTGTTACATCTCCAGATCAATGGTTACAATGCCTTGCAGGAGATTTGTCGGCCGAACCCGCCCACTGCTTTTTAGATATTTGAAATGGATTGTTTGCGCCATTTCTCGTCACTCGAgtggcttttttttttctcgtcTAATTTCGCTTTCCCTCTAGCTCCTTAATCAATTTATATTTGTTATCAGCGCCGTCAGCTTACTATGCGGCAGTTTTGTTTTCAAAGTCCTGTCATGATAATGGAGCAAGGGCACAATATGCAAGGAGTTGAAAAAGCTCCTAAAATTGCCAACCAATGGGGGTTTTGCTGATCTGCTGAAGACTACTGTGGTTGGCTCACTGCAGATCCTTAACCCTAGAATCAACCCCCTTCCGCCATACGGTCTCCACGTACGGCCTCGAACCCAGGAATTGTCCACCATCGGCCCGGGCTTCTCTGACTGCTTCCCTTCTGGGAAGGTCATATTCATTACCTACTATCATGCTACTACCTTGTctgaccaccaccacccagcCAACGACGCTCTAGGCCCTGTTACACGATGCGAAAGAGCACCTGCTCGTCATACAGTTAATCATGGGACCTTGCATTCTCGTTCTCGCCTGCATGGTAGCCATTGATGCCATTCATGGTGACTAGTAGAGTATCCCGGCCCTACGACCTACAGCACTAAAACCGCTTTTTGTTGTGATAATGGCTGAGACATGGTCGTTTTAGCTCGAAAGAAATAAGGATATGGCGCACATTGTTCAAGCACACCTTTCAGGCCACCTATACCACAATTCCACCAAAGGAATTTTCGACTCAATGGTAACGAAAGGTCCATTGACAATGATTCTCACATACAGAACTTGTATTAGTCAAGTGATCACACTATAATGAGCAGTTTTGTCGCTTACAATCCAAATGGAAAGGTGCGACAGGGAGCTATTGATTATCAGTAGATGTATTGACAACAATTGCCCGTGTTCAATTGGAAGAAACGTCACCGTGCATCTTATAAGCCGCAGAGTCTTGATAATACTATCAAATATAGATTTTCGACGAGGTATCCCTGCCGTCAGCATTGAGGGGTATTGATTGACCGGTTTCCTGGTTTGGGCGGGCGGCTATCGCGT contains the following coding sequences:
- a CDS encoding putative NADH-dependent flavin oxidoreductase (unnamed protein product) codes for the protein MTSRELPDIVNKAAPGISYFTPAQEPPAGTAADPQSDGTAPPKLFQPLSVRGLTFHNRIGLSPLCQYSGDDGHMTDWHMAHLGGIAQRGPGFLMVEATAVEPEGRITPEDLGLWKDSQIEPLRRIIEFVHSQNQLIGVQIAHAGRKASTVAPWLSMNDTASRNVGGWPDHVKGPTDAPFNDRNPTPKEMTKQDIEDLKVAWVSAVKRAVKAGADFVEIHNAHGYLLMSFLSPAVNKRTDEYGGSFENRIRLSMEIAKLTREAVPEDKPVFLRVSATDWLEESRPSEPSWKSEDTVKFAQALAESGYIDLIDISSGGTHQAQHIHAKPGFQAPFAVAVKRAVGDKLKVGSVGMIDSAQLANSLLEKEGLDFVMVGRGFQKNPGLVWAWADDLNVEISMANQIRWGFSRRGAGPFLRKRQEKI
- a CDS encoding putative salicylate hydroxylase: MVVQAKTPLQVIVVGKDLTLMDTGIGGMAAALTLGSKGHHVVILESAPKLLEVGAGIQVSPNMLRIFDRWGVSPLIHSKDVALEHIHVRRWQDGSLLGTMPVNKTYGQQVVIHRADLHNALIEQALALPNVELRVNSTVTDVQFDPASVTLADDTVVQGDVVIAADGIKSTIRGHLLGEDSPSKAIPTGDAAYRIMLPRSVMEKDPELKELVDEPQATRWLGPDRHIIAYPVRKHELFNVVLLHPDGHGVEESWTTKGSKQEMVDNYRGWDRRVRKLIDMVAEDEVLEWKLCLHSPLKTWIKGSVALIGDACHPMLPYVAQGAAQAVEDAAALGVLLSTISSKHEIPIALRAYEKSRKQRAETVQQSGSANRITLHLPDGPEQQARDEQFRLSMTGGSNPDRWTDRETQNFLWGWDAEKAALEAWNGKFPKVAHFNPFLCH